A window from Acinonyx jubatus isolate Ajub_Pintada_27869175 chromosome E1, VMU_Ajub_asm_v1.0, whole genome shotgun sequence encodes these proteins:
- the CE1H17orf98 gene encoding uncharacterized protein C17orf98 homolog, whose protein sequence is MSRVCECPLRLEKGFILDGVAVSTMARTYERLRPKVWSAIPPYNAQQDYHARRYFRSRVVPPVLRRTEQDLGGTGRDGWIVDYFHIFGQGQRYLNRRNWAGAGHSLQQVTGHDNYNADLKMINGLNGRFGYRRNTPDLRQRPSVFGEVTRFPLF, encoded by the exons ATGTCGCGCGTGTGCGAGTGTCCTCTGCGGCTGGAAAAGGGCTTCATCTTGGATGGTGTGGCCGTGAGCACCATGGCCCGCACCTATGAGCGCCTGAGGCCCAAGGTCTGGTCGGCGATTCCGCCCTACAACGCTCAGCAGGACTACCACGCCCGCCGATACTTCCGGAGCCGCGTGGTTCCGCCAGTGCTGCGCCGGACTGAACAG GATCTCGGGGGCACAGGCAGGGATGGCTGGATAGTGGATTATTTCCACATCTTCGGGCAAGGACAGAGATACCTGAACCGGAGAaactgggcaggggcag GGCATTCCCTCCAGCAGGTGACAGGGCATGATAACTACAATGCTGATCTGAAAATGATCAACGGGCTCAATGGTCGGTTTGGCTATCGCAGGAACACCCCAGACCTCCGCCAGCGCCCATCGGTCTTTGGAGAGGTCACCCGATTCCCTCTCTTCTGA
- the RPL23 gene encoding 60S ribosomal protein L23 encodes MSKRGRGGSSGAKFRISLGLPVGAVINCADNTGAKNLYIISVKGIKGRLNRLPAAGVGDMVMATVKKGKPELRKKVHPAVVIRQRKSYRRKDGVFLYFEDNAGVIVNNKGEMKGSAITGPVAKECADLWPRIASNAGSIA; translated from the exons ATGTCGAAGCGAG GACGTGGTGGGTCCTCCGGTGCGAAATTCCGGATTTCCCTGGGTCTTCCGGTCGGAGCCGTGATCaactgtgctgacaacacgg GAGCCAAAAATCTGTATATCATCTCTGTGAAGGGGATCAAAGGAAGACTGAATAGACTTCCTGCTGCTGGCGTGGGTGACATGGTGATGGCCACAGTGAAGAAAGGCAAACCAGAGCTCAGAAAGAAGG tacATCCAGCAGTGGTAATTCGACAACGAAAGTCATACCGGAGAAAAGATGGAGTGTTCCTCTATTTTGAAGATAATGCGGGGGTCATAGTAAATAATAAAGGTGAAATGAAAG GTTCTGCTATCACAGGACCCGTTGCAAAGGAGTGTGCAGACTTGTGGCCCAGGATTGCATCCAATGCTGGCAGCATCgcatga